A stretch of DNA from Mugil cephalus isolate CIBA_MC_2020 chromosome 12, CIBA_Mcephalus_1.1, whole genome shotgun sequence:
GTTGGGCTTTTCGTAGATCATGAAGCAGCCATTCTCCACTCtgatggagctgcagcagctcagttgGCACATCAAGTCCGCACAGTCGTTGCTGCACTCAAAATGGCGCCCAGAGAAGTTTGGGTTCTCGTAGAATATGATCTAAATGTGGAAATCAAACTTTTTTCAACGATCACAGTACCAAAACTAGCCAAAGCAAAATGTTTGACAAATTCTAGTTTGCCTGATTAAATGACATGTTTATGATCTTAAACCCAgttttaatttagaaaataataattattattatttacagaacTGGGATGTTTACCTTCCCCATGTTGGCTTGCCTGAGGCCTTGCCCTGTGTGATCCATCCAGCTCTCTGAAGACTCCCACCTGTCACATATATAGTGAATGTGAAGTGCAGACTCTGCAAGTGTCATTCATATTGAAATAGCCAGGAATCTTTGGcatttgtgtcactgtgttagAGATGTCGGACGTGCAGATGAGAACTGAAATATCTGTTTTCTGgtttgattaataattaattaattaagtaatCTGGTCAACTGGTCAGCCTTCTGAAACATCCTTTCTCCCAGATAACAAATTTCAAGTTTAACAGAAACTAGACCTCCCGTTGTTCTGTTGACGATGATACTAGACATCAAGAGGTTTATAGGGTGACTTTGTTGGAGTCATAAATATAATCATGATAAAACTCTATATTCTACATtgtcttataaataaatatgggtctttttcttttatatcaaCAGCATGTTAGTGTGACTTTGTGTGATTAtactgctgccctctgctggagaggttaatttcatttctgttaTAAATACACAGCATTGCACACTTCTTAAATAACagctaaaaacattaaaatgcgtttaattggaaaaatattttttctgtgttttaattagaAGACGTACAAGTTATATCAGCAATTTCACAAACTGATAGAAGACAAAAAGTGTAATTATTCTgagcattttaaatgttgcttttgtctCAATAAATCCATCGATCCATCTGCTGATGAAGGTAAGAACAGCTTGTGATTTGATGGGTTGCATTCTTTGAATCATCCATACATGTGAGTGAAAGGCAGAAAAGCGGGTCTTTAAGAGATAAAACCTTGAGTCTGGGTGTGAAACGTGTCAGTGCTTGCAGTATTTTATTCAATCCTCTGATGAAAGTAAGGACGTCAGGCCACAACTCCAAAACGTCCTCCTGGGAAAATATGCCCTCCAAACGCAGAGAGCAGGAACAAAAGTGAAAACACTTGAGCACTGATGCCATTTTATTCAGCATGTAGAACAAGGCAAAGAGAAGACATTTCACTAGAACCGTGCTTCTGTCATTAGAGGTCCATGAGGCGTCGGAGGGAGCCAATCCTGGAGCTACTGCCACTCCATTCGCTGAAGGTCCTGTACCGACCGGGCCTTAGGTAGTAGTGGTGCCCTCTGTAGTTGGGATGCTCATACAGCAGCCAGTGGCCGTCCATTACATTGCAGGAGTTGAAGTGGGAGATGCGGAAACGATCCATAAGGTTGGGGCAGTCGTCTGTCAGCTCCATCATCTCACCTCCCATGTCAAAATGCTCATACAGCCTCATCCTGAATCTGCTGTCATGCTGGAGAGGGCAAGTGGTAAACCGAATGTGATTTGCCTAGCATAGCATGAATACTGTAAAAGGCAACTAAAACAGCCTGCACTTTCGACGGACTCAGGCATGCTGGAAGATAAAAAGCTAATATGCAAGTGTGGAAAACTACTGTTATAGTAATGTGCACTAGAGGCTCCAACAATGAGTCAGttcccatagacccccatgataaataaatgtgtttacagtcaGGCACTAAAATTGTTTTAGTTTCTTGAGTTAATTCCTCCATTCATGATAACCTTTTCTGTAACTCACCAGTTTAAATTACATCAAGGATTAAAGTTGACCATTGTTGAATTAGCTAAGACTTAGGTGGAGTCAGACATAGATGGCGACGATcagagacaccacactgagcttcaaaacaacTATTTGACAGAACAAGATAATTTATGAacatatgtttcattttaaactcagaGCCTTAAtttcataaattaaatgtacatttgATCTGCAATTTTGGGGACAGGCTGctcaaacaaatgaatcaaatgaaACTTCTTGATTTTTGTCCTCTTGACTTATTCTGTGCACACAATTCTAATAATGTATGTGGTGATATCAgagttgttttaaaaaaaaggccttaCCGTGGGGATCATGCGGCAGGATCTGACACAGTCATTCATGCTGGTCATGCTCATGTAGTCGGCATATTCTCCCCTCCTCATGAAGAACTGGTTCCCCATGTAGCCCGGTCGGTCATAGATCATGAACATGCCACTCTCCACCCGGATGGAGCGGCAGCGGTCGAACATGGAGTGCAGGTCGGCGCAATCGCTCATGCACTCATAATAACGGCCTCTGAAGTTCCTCTCCTCATAGAAGATGATCTGTTGGAGCAGAGCGAGATCAACATCCTGTCAGCTCCTCACATTCACCCATACTGACCGGCAGAAAGCCTGGAATGTTACTCTAAACACAAACCTTCCCCATAATGACTGCTGTTACTGCTGCTGTGGGTCAAAGctcctgtgtttttaaatgtcaccttTATATACATTAGCACAAGGGAGTTGGTGCTGCTTTGTGTGTTGTCATTCAAATGAGGACTTGTGTCAGCAGACACTCTAGAGATGTCTTCCTCTCTTTTGGTTAACAGCTTCCAGCAACAGCCACAGCGTGGACAGCAGCTGGAACAGTCACTGCTGAGCTGTTTAACCTCTGACCTCATTCAGACTCTCACATTAACAGCCATTCTGGGTGATCGGATTACAAGTGACCAACTTTGAGGACACATTTgactgatctggtctcagtccacatgtggaagTGGTCTGGGCCACATTTGACCTTCATTCCTTGCTAGTGCGAACTCACAATGAGTCCTGAGTCACAGGGTCATCTGTGGAAGAGGAGTTTAGCGCATTCATTCGACCTCTACTAGAAATGATTACCcgagtgatgtctgttcattagtaattaGAGCCTTTTAAAAGATTCTGTCGTTGGAGCTGTTCActtagaagaagaaatacatCTAAACTAGAATCAActcatgaaattattttataaaaagagGCTATGTGTGATTTATCACGTGgttaattattcatttgatcatgttgattattttctctttatttccagTCACTATCAGAGATGTTTCTTTCTACCAGGCCTGAGTCCAATGCAGCCAATAATTGTATTAAATGTTGAAAGTTCTTGCATGAAATGTCCTTTTTATGATATTgagtaaaaccaaaacatttcttCAAAGCAGAGAAAATAGTAACATCTccatttattcagttatttctAATGACAACACACTCATATGTCGCATCACACTGTTGAATTATCCAGTTGTTTTTTCGGGGGTCAAACTTGTTAAAACTCTGTGATCCTGCGGAAGGACCCAGTAGTGGCACAGATGGCCCCCCAATCACTGAACTTGCGATACTCCCCGGGCCTCAAGAAGTATTGACGGCCGTGGTAGTTGGGGTGCTCATAGAGGGTCCAGTAGCCGTCCATGACATTGCAGGAGTAGATGTCACGGCTACGGAAATGATCCTGCACTGACTCACAGTCCTCGCTGAACTCCATCATCTGGCCCTGGAAGTTGGGCCGCTCATAGATGCGCATGCGGTAGGGCCCTTCACTGGTCTGgaagaacaaaacacaatctGTCCTGGGGCTTTATTTGAAAGGCATGAAGCTTTCAAAAGACATGCTGAAAGAAGGGCAACAGTTGCTATACAAACACCCTAAATGAAGGGCAACAGCTGTCTTAAAATTACACTAGAAAAATGCAATAGTTGCCATAAACACACTCTAAATAAAGGGCAATAGTTTCCACAAAAATACACTTATGTACACACTTGTTTCAGCCTGTTTTAATGGCtgaagtaattttttttaatgtaccaatacctggatgactgagaaccataTTCATCAGCTTCACTCACTTCCTGCACAACAGAAgtctcctcttttcctcagGAAATCAGGACAACAGCAACCTTGTGTACTCACGTAGGAGAAGGTGCGACAGGAGCCAATGTTGTCATTGTAGCCCATCCAGCGCTGGTAGTCTGGGTACTCTCCTCTGGTCAGGACGTACTGGTAGCCAGTGTAGTTGGGTTTCTCATACAAGACCCAGCAGCCGCTCTCCACTTTGATTGAGTTGCATCGGCTGAAGTGGAGGTGCATGTCAGAGCAGTCAGTGTCGCACTCATAGGAGTGGCCCTGGAAGTTTCTGTCCTCATAGAATATGATCTgagtccaggaggaggaggaagacgaggtaGAGTTCTAAAGATTATCATGGATGTCTGTGTCTGGCAAGTGCAGTCATTTTAATCATGAAACACTCTTACCTTACTACTCATCCTGCAAAGAGTATTGGAGCCGATCACCTGCTGAAAATAGCGGTCTCACAAAGCAGAGGCGCAACCCCACTATATAAACCTCAATCAAAGGGTTAGCAGATCCTACTTCAGCTGTTCTTTCAAAGAGCAGGGATTTAACACGCTGGCACTAGCGCCAAGAGTCTTGATCCTCGGCATAGAGCAAAAAACCCTGAGTCATCAGTGCCAAAGTGCTAGCAGGCAAATTACAGAGCCgctgtgaaatgttttatcCACTAATCTGTTATCAGGGAGATTAATGTGCGAATGTCGGAGGTCATCAAAACAACTTTTAAATCATTCACTGAAACTATTGTTAGAAACGTCAGATAATTTAACAATGAAAAGACTCATCATGAAATGGTAGAAATTCTTCCTTCTTAATGAGACCAGCAGATGTGTCATATGCAGAAGTTCAGCTGGTCAGCTGAAGTTCAACAGGCAGGGCAACTAGTTGGGGTCCCGGTCAGTAAAGGGCCCATGGTGGTTCGCACACTTAAAGCTACAGAAGTGGAAATGAGCTCAGTTGCCAGTAGGGGACCTAATTAAGGGCCCCCACCTGACATACACAACAGACTTTGaactacagcagtggcaatGACCTAagatttcagtgttttccagaccaactttcctccacaaaaaaaaattgttggtGTGGGACGTTGGCCTGCTTAGGGAACCACGGCCACTAGGGGGCCTCCAAGCGCAATTAACAACAGAGTTGTAGAggctggccaactagggaatggaacGTCTGAATGATCTCGCTAGGCTGATTCgttctgagctggtcatgtGTTCCATGAGCGCCATATTAGATACATCTAATCGATATTTACCCATAGCGAAGTGGCAATAAcggagaataaaattggattcaaagttaaaatatgccacaatGCTTAGCCTACAGCTGCAGCACAGGTTCgggaaagggggggaggggactTCGCCATTTTCCCCGTGAACTAAACCTGAGAAAATTATGGGAGCAGAAGGTTAAAAGGAAAGCTGGATAGCAATTAAATTTTCTCTactatgtgaggtaaatgtcaattgCTGTTTTTTGACGAAGACTTTAGATTGGAAAAACAAAGTAATACTGTCATCAGCGGCGTGCACAGACATTTTGGGGGGCAGGTGCTCAGTGAAAAATAAGGGCACTATATGCAGCATGTAAAACTGACGGCTGTCTTATAGCAGTGTGTCATCTCTTTCACATACAGCTTCTACATCATGCCTTTCTTGTTCTCCGATCAGACAGCACTGATTCTGTGACTGTGCATAGACTTGGTGCTGCTATGGACTGCTTTATCTGTGTATTCTGGAGATTCATCTATCTCAACTTCTTTGCTAGAAGATGGCCTACTGCTTCCCTGCTGTAGCTGCctagaatagaataataatagttttaGTAATAGCCTATTATGGTAAATACAAGATTACTGCAAGTCTTGTAACATAGAAATAACTTGTTGgtacaaaataatataattgGCTAAAATGGCTTAATGCTTAATTTAGTACAGCCAAACCACTTTgagtagttaaaataaaaattggacAGCTTTTCAGATATTTCAGTAAAATTAGAGGAACAGTTCAACTTCAAAATCTGAGCTTTAAAATGCCCTAAACAGTGGACATGACTCTTGACTCTGacctttcatcttcatcttctccttcctccttgttATTGGTGGATGCTTTTATCCAGGAGAGCAGAGAGCTGCTCCTCTGGGCTGCCTGCTGTAGctccctttccttttcctttcttatTCTCTCCTTTCTAGGCATTATTCTGCAATTGGCAAATAAAAAGAGACCACAAATATGAATAAGACTGCTTGGTTATATTTCAACAAGGCACAATGCTACTTTTTCTGCAGGCAATTGGGAATTGCCTGTTTGTCATTTAGCAAATAAATGACTGCAAGTGTTAATTATGTACCCTAATGTAAACCTACACAGTATACACAATATACACTAGACATCTTAAGTAAGTATAGCGATAGATTCACATGCTGTAGGATACCAGTAACAAACTACCGGTGGTCATCATCACCTCATATCTATTATTGATTTTTGCAGGTGAGCAGTCACTTAATTTATGCCcagctaataaataataaaatattcagctgcttTAGACAAAGGCAGACaagggaaacaaaaattaaagtctgtctaagtccaagtctaaaagcctcaacagagtcaGAGCTCCTAATACCGAATGTGACTTGTGTGTACCATTACACCCCTATGTTTGAGATGTTGTTTGCACAAATTGATTGCTGCAAACAGCATGGTAATTTaagtaagtaaaataaacatgtacGTTTTATATCAACTTATAAGTTATGTGAAACTTGCCCAGTAGCACTGTTACAGTACTATGGAGGTACAGAATCAGCCCAGTCAGTCCATCCTCATACGCAACTGTGGGCAATG
This window harbors:
- the LOC125017245 gene encoding gamma-crystallin S-1-like produces the protein MGKIIFYEERNFRGRYYECMSDCADLHSMFDRCRSIRVESGMFMIYDRPGYMGNQFFMRRGEYADYMSMTSMNDCVRSCRMIPTHDSRFRMRLYEHFDMGGEMMELTDDCPNLMDRFRISHFNSCNVMDGHWLLYEHPNYRGHHYYLRPGRYRTFSEWSGSSSRIGSLRRLMDL
- the LOC125017254 gene encoding gamma-crystallin M2-like, whose protein sequence is MSSKIIFYEDRNFQGHSYECDTDCSDMHLHFSRCNSIKVESGCWVLYEKPNYTGYQYVLTRGEYPDYQRWMGYNDNIGSCRTFSYTSEGPYRMRIYERPNFQGQMMEFSEDCESVQDHFRSRDIYSCNVMDGYWTLYEHPNYHGRQYFLRPGEYRKFSDWGAICATTGSFRRITEF